The region CTGAATTACCTACCACAACCTTAAGTAGGGGAGGAAGGCTTACCCCGTTATATAAATCAATAAAGGCACGTATCGATAATACGGATGGTTATGGGCAGAATTTAAGTTATGGATATAACAATGAATTACAAAGTCCATACATTCAGTACTTTAATACCTCTGACAAGTCTTGGAATGTCATTATCTATGAAGATAGTTCTAGTATTAGTGCTAAGATAGAATTAGCTAAGTCCTATAATCTTGGTGGTATTTCTCTTTGGAGTCTTGCCAATATACCAGATTATAATGATACGAATGGGAAGAAGTATCATCTAAATGCTTGGAATACAATAATAGCAGAAATGAAAACTTATGATACATTACCGGCAGAAAGTAGTAAATATGTTAGTTTTACAGATGCTTTCGTAGAAAAGGCAGTTAGAGAAAAACTTGGAAAAGTATCAGGAAAGATATCGGTGGAAGAGCTACATGGTATTTATCGTTTGAAGCTACCAAAAGGAGTAAAAAGTTTAAAGGATTTGAATAAGCTAGCAAATCTTGAGTATCTAGATGCCGGACAGTTAGGTATAAAGGATATAACAGCCATAGGTAATCTGAAAAATATACGTGTGCTTTACCTTCAGCGTAACTTGGTATCTGATATTAGTGCTCTTAAAAAATTAACTAAGCTAGAGGTTCTATCCTTAAATGGTAATCAGATTGAATCCATCAGTGCTTTGTCAACCTTAACAAATTTGCGAGAGCTATATATACGTGAGAATAAGATAAAAAATATATCATCACTAAATAAGCTGACAAAACTGATACTATTAGAGGGTGGGAAAAATAATTTACAGAATATTGACAGCCTTAAAAATTTGAAAAACATCAAGTCTTTAACATTGGACAATAATATTATTAAAGATATTACAGGGTTAAAGGTATTGACTAATTTAAAGTATTTGGATTTATCAAATAATAAGATTACTTCGATTAATGCGTTAAAAAATCTGAGTGGATTGGAGACTTTATACCTTCAAAGAAACTCCATCACTGATATTAGTGCAATTTCTACTTTGAAAAAGCTAAAGCTATTATCCATGAATGGAAATAAAATTTCTGATGTAAAGCCTCTAACAAAGCTTGCTAATTTAGAAAAGCTTTATTTAAAGGATAATAAGATAAAAAGTATTGCTTCTTTAAAAGGACTTGTTAATCTAAATGAACTTTATTTAATGGGAAATAGTGTTTCTAATTATAGTCCTGTTAAAACGATGTATGCTAAAAAGGGTTTTGTCTGTGATTTTAAAATTAACTAAGAAAAACAAGCGAAAGCGGTTTACTGCTTTCGCTTGTTTCATTATGAGATCATTTTCTATACTGTTACTTCTTGAATGTAACTATCAATTAATGTATAAATCCACATATTTAGAGGTGAGAAATGAAAGCCTAAAGCACTAGCCTTGTCCGTATTGATGCTGTATTCATTCTCACTGTTATAGGGTGTTTTTTCTCCATCCTCTGCCAATATGGCCTTTTTCCCTGTAAAATTTCTAATGGGTACCCATTTGCATAACTTATTTAGTTTTTCTTAGATCGCAAACATTATTACGACCTTTCATTGTACAAACATTATTTCAACACTTCAATGGATACCTTTTTAAACACTCCATTTTCGTATTTTTAAAGACATTTCTTGATGAACAACTAACACAGTATACTAAAACATAACCTATTATTTTACGTATACAATAGTGCAGTATTGAAACAATATAATACATATGTAATTTATATTTTCCAATAAAAGTTAAAAAATTTATGAAAATAGCACAAAAATTTAGTTATAAAAATGTTAAATTAAACAAAGTGGTTAAACGTTTTAACATTTTAATTGACAAGTTTAATAAAAAATGATATTTTAAAATTACAAAGTGATAAAACGTTTTAACAAAATTACTAAATTGTTTACTTTAGAGAGAGAAGGAGAAAATTATGGTCGAAATTATTATTTCAATCGCAGCAATCATATTGCTTACAGTGCTTATTGTAAAAAAATACAATACAACAATTGCACTACTGTTTTGCGGTATTATTCTTTTAGCTGCAGCAGTAATACTAGGACATCCAGTATTAGATACTGAAACTTCGACAGGATTTGTATTACTTGATATTTTCAAAAATATTGAGACGGCTTTCTTAAGCCAATTAGGAAACATTGGTTTAACACTTATGACTCTGATGGGATATTCCACCTATATGACCTACATAGGTGCAAACGATAAAACCGTTCAGATTATGTTAAAACCGTTAGGAAAGATTAAATCAAAGTATATTTTAGTACCAATCATCTTTTTATTAGGTAATTTATTATCCTTAGTAGTTCCAAGTGCATCAAGCTTAGGCGTATTATTAATGGCTACTTTATTCCCAATTCTAACAAGAGTAGGAATGAGCCCATTAACAGCAGCAGGTATTATTGCAACTACTGCTACCATTATGCCAACACCCCTTGGAGCTGATAACGTTATAGCTGCTGAAACATTTGGAATGACGATACTTGATTATGTTGGAAAGCATGCGGCGATTTCCATTCCTTCCATTCTTCTTATGGCAATTGCTCATTATTTATGGCAAAAATATTGTGATAAGAAAGATGAAGCAAAAGGAACAGCATTTAAAACAGAATTAAAAGGTTTACGTGAAGACTTACCTCCAATCGTATATGCTTTATTACCAGTTTTGCCTTTAATTTTAGTAATTGTTATAAATCTAGGATTTCCTTCTCTAAAGGTTGGATTAGTTACTATAACTTTTATCAGTTTAATTGTTTCAATTATCTGTGAAGCTTTTAGAAGAAAAGATATTGCTAAAGTTACGCAAGATGTTCAGGAATTCTTTAAAGGTATGGGCACAGGTTTAGCATCTGTAGTATCCATTATGGTTGCAGCAACAGTTTTCGTAAATGGCTTAAAAGCATTAGGTATTGTTGACATGTTAATGGATTCTGCAAATGGTCTTAAGGGAGCAGGAATCATCATGATGTTAGCATTCAGTGGAATTACCTTTATTATAGGTTTAATAAGTGGTAATGGTTTATCGGTATTCTATGCTACGGTAGGATTAATTCCAAGTGTAGCAGCAGCTGCTTCGGTATCACCAGCGATGATTGCGTTACCAATGCAGATGATTGCTAACTTAGTACGTTCGATTTCTCCAGTTGCCGCTGTTATTGTAATAGTAGCTTCGTCAACAGGAGCTACACCAGTTCAGTTAGTAAAGAGAACAAGTGTACCAATTATAGTCGGGACGATTAGCTGTTTAGTGTTATCTTTTGTCTTATTATTTTAAGCATAAAATGAGCGCTTATCAGCGCTCATTTTTATCATAAAGATCGTGTATCATGATAATCTGACAACTCAAAATGCAAAACAAGGGGTGATAGAATGAATATAGAGATTGTTGATAATGCATTAACTCCTGAAATATATATTGATGTCAGAAAGCAAGTAAATTTCAAATATTATGAATATGACGATGTAAAAATTGCTCTTAAAAATTCACTTTATTCTGTAGTAATATTTGATGATGGAAAACCGATTGGGATTTCAAGAGTTGTCGGAGATGGAAGAATTGTTTTTTTTATCAAAGATGTTGTGGTTGTTCCGGAGTACCAAAAACTAAAGGTTGGTTCCATGTTAATGAATAGGATAGAGCAGTACCTTTCCAATGCAGCATGCGATGGTGCTTATATTGGTCTAATGTCAACACCAGGACAAACTGAATTTTATAAAAAGTTTGGTTTTATTGAAAGACCTACAGATGAATTTGGACCAGGTATGGTAAAATATCATAGTAAATGATTGATAATTAATGGTAAAATATCATAATATAAGAGATATAATAGATGGTAAGATATCATAATAAAAGAGATAATAAAAAAATGATAATAAGATAATATTATCAGGAATAAAAACATTTGCTTGACTGGCAGTATTGATTACTTGATATATACGACTGCGAAGTAAGCAGTTTTTAATAGTAAAGAGGTGACCAAATTATGAAAAAACTAATTGTATTAGGAAGTCTAAACATGGACCTTTCAATTCAAAGTGATTATATGCCAAGAAGCGGTGAAACTATTAATGGATATGGTTTCCTAATGAACTCTGGTGGTAAGGGCGGCAACCAAGCCGTTTCAGCAGCGAAACTTGGTGTGGATGTGAAGATGATTGCGAATGTTGGAAATGATATTTTTGGTAAGCAATTATTAGATGACTTAAATTCTTATGGAGTGGATGTCTCTAGTGTTGAGGTATCAAACAATGTATCTTCTGGCGTTGCTATGATAACAAGATGTAACAATGATAATCGAATTATCTTAAGCAACGGTGCAAATCATACTCTAGATTTTGAAACTGTGAAAGAGAAGTTAATAAAGATTGCGAACCCGGGAGACATTTTCTTAACCCAATTAGAGAATGATTTCGAAGTTGTTAAAAAATCAATTAAGTTTGCAAAAGAGCTTGGACTTTATACCATTTTAAATCCAGCACCTGCAAAAGTTATTGAAGATGATTTATATAAGCATTTAGATTTAGTAATTGTAAATCAAAGTGAATGTGAGCTGTTAACTGGGATTTATCCAGAGGATGAAAAATCTTATCATATTGCGCTGGAGGTATTTCGTGATAAAGGAGTAAATGCAATTATTACGCTTGGTACAGACGGTAGTATTACGAATTATACTGGTGATTATGAGTATATTGCATCAAGAAAAGTAAAAACAGTAGATACAACTGCAGCAGGAGATTCTTATATAGGAGCTCTATGTCGTTTCTTAATCTTTGAGAAAGATTTTATAGAAGGCTTAACGTTTGCTTCTGATGTGGCAGCTTTGACCGTAACCAAAAAAGGTGCTCAAATCTCAATACCTAATTTTAATGAAGTGAAAGAATATTTTAAGGAGGATCGAAATTATGAATAAAAGACCAATTATTATTGATACAGATCCAGGCATCGATGATGCCTTAGCAATTGCAATAGCACTATATGCGGGTGAATTAGATGTGAAATTAATAACTACGGTTGCTGGTAATGTAGGAGTTGATAAAACAACTTACAATGCGTTACGCTTATTAAAGTTTTTTGAAAAAGAAAGTATTCCTGTTGCAGTAGGCGCAGACAAGCCACTCATTAGACCATATGAAGATGCTAGTTATATTCATGGAAAGAGTGGTATGGAAGGTTATGATTTTGAAGATCCAACGTGTACGCCTATTACTGAGAATGCTGTGAATGCTATGAGAAGAATTATCACGGAGAGTAAAGAACCAATCACAATTGTTGCAATAGGTCCATTAACTAATGTTGCACTTTTATTGAAAGTTTATCCTGAAGTGAAAGAGAACATAAAAGAAGTTGTTATGATGGGTGGAAGTTTAAGCCGTGGTAATATGGGCGTTATGTCAGAATTTAACGTAGGCGTTGATCCAGAAGCTGCATATATCCTTTTTCACAGTGGAGTAGATATCGCGATGGTTGGACTTGATATCGGTTTAAAAGCATTAGTATTACCAGAAGATAGTGAAGAAATAAAAACAATGAATAAAACTGGCGAAATGGCGTATTGCTTATTTAAAAAATATCGTGGTGGAAGCTTTAACACAGGTTTAAAAATGTATGATAGTACTGCAATTGCATATCTACTTGCCCCTGAAATCTATGAAGTTGTAGATACCTACGTAGATGTTGAGCTTGCTGGCTCAATGACTGCTGGATGTACGGTAGTTGATTTAAAAGGTTATTTAAAACAATCGAATAATGCTAAAGTCTGTATTGATGTTGATGCAGATAAATTCCGTAAGTGGTTCAAAGAATCGATTCGTAAATGTAATTAGTAAGAATTAGAATTTGTAATGCTGCCAAACTTGATAAAATACAACTGGAAGAAAGCTATTTGGTTAGAAAAACACTTTCGCATCCTTTTATTCATAACAAGGAATAGTTTGCGAAGCAGATAGGAGCTCATGTTATATGAATAACGTTATCATGTATAGTATTGCATTAATGTCAGTTATTGTTGTGATTGTTATGCTTATTAAAAAGATGGATATCAAGATAACCATGTTTGCGATGGGTGTAGTTTTAATGTATATTGCAACATTTATGGGAAATACAATTGGTGGTGAAGGCTTTAAATCATCAGGATTGACTATCTTAGATCCATTACTGGTCATTATCAATGAATTTAAATCTTCACTTAATTCCGCTGGGTTTATCATAATGATTTTAGGCGGTTATACCTCATATATGTCAGCAATTGGAGCAAACGATGTAACTGTTCATACTTTAACTAAACCAATCAAAAAAATTAAGTCTGTATACATTTTAGTTCCGGTTGTTTTCCTTATTGGAAATTTACTTTCCTTGGTGATACCAAGTGCATCTAATTTAGCAATTATACTGCTTGCTACGTTATATCCAGTACTTCGCGAGGCAGGAATGACACCCCTTACTACAGCAGCAGTACTCGCGACAACTGCAACTGTTATGCCGACTCCATTAGGTGGAGATAACGTGGCGATTGCTACAGAACTTGCAAAATATCCTGAATTTGCTGGACTAACTGTATCAAATTATGTTTTAAAATATCATGCACTAGTATCGATTCCAACCTTAGCATTTATGGCAGCAGTACATTTCTTTTGGCAAAAGTATTTGGATAAAAGAAACGCAAACCAAATGGAAAATAAGGTAGAAATAGAGGCTGTGAAAGATATTAAAGGTGGCATGCTATTTCGTACTGTATATACCATTTTACCAGTATTCCCAATATTATTGTTAATCGCGATTTATTTGTTCGATACTTTCACTGGGGTTACAGTAAATGTTAGCGTCGAGCTAGCAGCAGTAGTTTCCTTTATAATTGCTATCTTTTGCGAGGCTATACGTAGGAAAAGTACAGCAGAAGCTCTGAATAAAACGGAATCTTTCTTTAAAGGAATGGGTAGTTCCCTGCCAATCGTCGCTTTATTAGTGGCAGCAACCGTGTATGTGTCAGGTCTTAAATCAATTGGTCTGATATCATCACTACAATCCACAATGCTTGAAATTCAAGGTTCAGGCTTAGGATTTATCTTACCATTAATTCTTGTTGGATTAACCATATTAATTGTTTTATTAAGTGGAAGCGGTACCGCATTATTTTATGCGTTAGTACCTCTAATGATGCCTTTGGCTACAGCGGCTGGTATTAATGCACTTGCTGTGACGATACCGATGGCGTTAGCAGGAAATATCATAAGAGCAGTTTCTCCTGTAGCAGCAGTAGTTATGATTGTCGCAGGTACCGTTAAGATTAGCCCATTAGATCTTGTGAAGCGAACTTCGTTACCAATGATTTCTGGAGTTATCTTCATGTTTATCTTATCTATGATTTTATTCTTATAGAATAGATTTTTCTCTGCACGTGTGTTACTATATATTGTAAAGGATTTTTTGTCTGGAGGTTGCAGAAATGAAAGTTACAATTAAAGATATAGCACGAGAAGCAGGAGTTAGTGTCGCAGCAGTTTCTTTAGTGTTAAATCATAAAGATTGCAGAATTGCTGAAGATACAAAAAAAAGAATAATAGAAGTTGCACAAAGATATAATTATACAGTCAATCAACAGGCAAGAAGTTTGGTTACGAAGAAATCCAATGTAATCGGTTTAATCATACCTGATATTGAAAATATTTTCTTTTCATCCTTATCAAAGAAAATTGAAGAATACTGCCGTAAAAAGGGATACGCAATTATGATTGTTAATACAGATGAAAATCCAGCGACAGATATCGAGCTGTTACATCTGTTAGTTTCCAGAGGTGTAGATGGTATTCTTTATACTCCAAGTATTGGAACGGAGGAAGACTATCAAAAGATTAAACCCTATTTAGAAACAATATCAGTTCCTTATGTAATGGTTGACCGTTATCTGGATGACATTGAATGCAACAAAGTATATATTGACAATATTAATGGATCTATGCAAGCTATTTCCATGTTAGTGAAAAGTGGTCATACTAAGATTGGTTGTATTGGATATGCAGTATCGAAATCTACTACAAACTCTCGTGTTACTGGTTATATTGAGGCTATGAAACAATTTGATTTGCCAGTAGATGAGAAGTATATTTATGATGGCCAATACAAGGTTATTGGTGGTTATAATGCTGGAAAAGAAATTGTGAAGACTGATTTAACAGCAGTATATAGCTGTAACGATATGATGACACTTGGATTTCTTAGATACTTAAATGAATGTGGCAAAAAAGTACCAGAGGATTACTCGATTATTAGTTATGATAATACACTACATAATTTTGTAGTAAAGCCAAAGATTACAACAATCGATCAGGATTTAGGTAAGCTTGCAAGAAACTCTTGTAGATTATTATTTAAAAATATAAATGATGAAAAAAGTGAGCCAGAAGTTATTTGTTTATATCCTCAATTGCTTATTAAGGAGAGTGTTAAAAAGTTAAATAATTGATGCTACTATTATAGGAAAGTTTCAACTTGCTATAAGAATTTCATGGTTTTGCTATAATGTTGACGTTGATTATCTATAATATATTTTTTAGTGATAATTCTTTGGGAAAATGTTTGAATAAATTAGATATAACAAGGTATTCATACAAAGATAGCAGAATATAAATTCAGAAGTTGTAGTTTTTTTTGTTCAGCGATTATTCTGAATTGTTTTATAATCTTTTAATCTTTTTAATATGTGAATTAAGGAAACTTGTAACGAGTCGCCTTAATTCACTTATTTTATATTCTTAAAGGTTTTTCTAAATTATGACCTTAATCATTGCTATTTATTTGTAATTTGTCAATGATATGTTATATAATAAATGGATGAAACAATTTATCTAAATTGATATTAAGAAAACTAAAACTATTAAAAATAAGTACATATACGGAGAGTAAAAATAATGAAAAATTTAGTTATGTTAGAAATGAAAGAGCACATGATTGATACCTGTGTTGATTTATTTATTGATACATTCACGAAAAAGCCCTGGTATGATGTTTATGAATCAAGAGAACAAGTAGAAAACTTATTCCATAATCATCATAACAATAATTACTTTATTGGTTATGTCGCAGTGTTAGACGATAAAGTTGTGGCCTTAAGCCTTGGGATGAAAAAACCGTGGATTAAAGGAATGGAATACTATATTGACCAGTTTTGCGTTAGTTACGAAATGCAGGGAAGAGGTATTGGAAGCTGGTTTATAAAAGAAATAGAAGAAGATATTAAAAAGCAAGGAATGAATGGAATCATGTTAAATACAGAGCAAGGATATCCATCCCAGAAATTTTATGAGAAAAACGGATTTGAAATAATTAAGGATGTAATAGTTTTTGGTAAATAGTAAAATCTAAAATAGAATATGCAAAAGGATTAAGGCTCGTCTGGAGTAGTACCATAATCCTTATATGGCTCTGCGCAAGTGTTTGGGCGAGGTTCCATTGGAACTTGTCTAGAAACTAGATGTGGAGCTTTCTTCATTAGTGACAAAAATTCTACGGGTACTCAATCCTGTTTTTATGAAAAATAAAACATGGAAATTGCTAAATTGCAAACTTACTGGTATCATATAAATAGAATAATCGACAGACAATCTAAGTTAGGTTGTAGTTTTTAAAGAATAGATAAAAACGAAGGATTTAAATAGATATGAACAAATTAATTATTGGAATATTAGCGCACGTGGATGCGGGTAAGACGACGTTATCAGAAAGTATACTTTATACGAGTGGTAAAATTGGAAAATTAGGTAGGGTCGATAACAAAGATGCTTACTTAGACACGAACGAGTTAGAAAGAGCAAGAGGAATTACAATATTCTCAAAACAAGCCATAGTTGAGTTAGGTGAGACGCAAATAACGTTACTCGATACACCAGGACATGTGGATTTTTCTGCTGAAATGGAGAGAACACTTCAGGTGCTAGACTATGCTATCTTAGTTATTAGTGGGGCAGATGGAGTGCAGGGACATACTAAGACATTATGGCGATTGCTTGCTATGTATCAGATACCTATATTTTTATTTATTAATAAAATGGATCAACCAGGGACAGAGAAAGATAAGATATTAAGTGATTTAAAAAATCAGTTAGAAGATGGATGCATTGATTTTGGACAAGTTATGTCAGATGAATTTTATGATCAATTAGCGATGTGCGATGAGCTCATGATGGAATCCTATCTGGAAACGGGGCTTGTGGAAACAAATCAGATAAAGCAGGCTATCAAAGAACGCAAAGTATTTCCTTGTTTTTTCGGATCAGCGTTAAGATTAGATGGTATTGAGGAATTTTTGAAGGGAATTAACACTTATACGATGCTACCTAGTTATCCTGATGAATTCGGTGCAAAAGTATTTAAAATAACAAGAGATGATCAAGGAAACCGACTAACACACATGAAGCTTAATGGTGGAAGACTTAAGGTAAAGGACGCCTTAACCAATAGAGTCTGGGAAGAGAAAGTGAATCAAATCAGAATTTACTCTGGACAAAAATACGAATCAGTAAATGAGGTAGAGGCTGGAAGTGTATTTGCAGTAATGGGACTTACTCAAACAAAGCCAGGAGAAGGACTTGGAATAGAGGAGGTTTCTGATACACCTGTATTAGAGCCAGTCTTATCCTATCAGATTATACTCCCGGAAGGCATCGACCCAAGAATGATGCTTCCAAAGCTTCGCCAAATTGAAGAGGAAGAACCAGAACTTCATATTGTATGGGAGGAACAGTTGCAAGAAATCCAAGCACAGATTATGGGCGAAGTGCAGATAGAAATTCTTCAGAGTATGATTAAAACCCGTTTTGGCGTGGAGGTGTCATTTGATGCAGGAAGAATCGTATATAAAGAAACAATTGGAAATGTAGTTGAAGGGGTAGGACATTTTGAGCCATTGAGACATTATGCTGAGGTTCATCTACTATTAGAGCCAGGGGAACCGGGAAGCGGTTTAGAATTTGGGATAGATTGCAGTGAGGACCTATTGGGGAAAAGCTGGCAAAGACTCATATTAACTCATCTGGAAGAAAAAACTCACAAGGGAGTACTAACAGGTTCTGCAACAACGGATATGAAAATCACGTTGGTAGCAGGACGGGCACACAATAAACATACAGAAGGTGGAGATTTCAGAGAAGCTACTTACCGTGCGGTACGCCAAGGCTTGAAAGAGGCAAACTCAATATTATTGGAACCTTATTATTCTTTTCAGTTGGAGCTACCTGAGAAAATGGTAGGAAGAGCAATGACGGACATTGAGAAAATGTATGGTACATGTGAAATATCACGGACAGATGGTGAGATGTCAGTTTTAGTGGGGAGCGCCCCTGTTATCACCATGAGAAATTATCAGAAAGAAGTAACTTCTTATACCAAAGGTCTTGGTAAGCTTTTTTGTAGCTTAAAAGGATATTTACCGTGCCATAATACTTTAGAGGTCATGGAAAGTATAGGATATGACTCAGAACGAGATCTTGGAAATCCAACAGGTTCTGTTTTTTGCGCACACGGTGCAGGATTTTTAGTGGATTGGAATGAAGTTAAGGACTATATGCATGTGGAAAGCTATTTAAAGGGAAAAAAAGAAGTTTCAGAGAAAATAGCAGACTACCAATTTAGAGAGAGAGAAGAGAGACTAATTAGTTTAGATGAGATTGATAAAATAATTAATAGTACCTTCTATTCAAACCAAGGGAAGAAATCCACCTGGAAAAGAAGTAAAAGTGCACGTGAAAGTTACTACGAACCTACAACCTATGTCAATCGTCAGAAGGAGAATAAAGAAGAGTATCTTCTTGTAGATGGATATAATATTATTCACGCATGGCCCGAATTAAATGAACATGTTGATGAGAATATGCACGGTGCAAGGATGAAATTACTTGATATTCTTTGTAACTATCAGGGGATACGAAAGTGTCAAATAATCGTTGTATTTGACGCTTATCGCTTACTTGGTCATCCTGAGGAAGTAATCGATTATCACAATATTCATGTAGTATATACAAAAGAGGCACAAACAGCAGATCAATATATTGAAAAATTTGCGCATGACAATCAGAAAAAATATGATATCACAGTTGCAACCTCAGACGGTTTACAGCAGATTATTATTAGAGGAGCAGGATGTTCCTTATTATCTGCGAGAGATTTAAAAGAAGAGATTGACAGAGTAAATGATAAATTAAAGAACGAATTCATAGAAACCCAAGCGAAAAATCGTAATTATCTTTTGGATACCTTATCACAGAAAGATAAGTTGAAGATGGAAGAACTAATGAATGAGGATAATACGATAGAGGAATAATTAATTTGCACTAGAATTTATAATGCAAAAAGGGTGTTTTGTAATCGATAAGGAATATTTATTTATTTTACAATATAAGTAAAATACCTTTTCGATTACACTTGAAAAACATACTTAGCTTATGGTAAATTAGGCTTATGGAGGTTAGTGCTATGAAGATATCAACAAAAGGGCGATATGCTATTCGAGTTTTGATAGATCTAGCAGAACATAATAATGGAGAATTTATTACATTAATGGATATTGCCGGGCGGCAGGAAATATCCGAGAAGTACTTAGAAGCCATCGTTTCCATATTAAGCAAGAATGATTTACTTATTTCTTTGAGAGGAAAAGGTGGTGGTTATAAACTGGCAAAAGCACCAGAACAGTATACAGTCGGCAGTATCTTAAGATTGACAGAAGGTTCTCTTGCACCTGTATCCTGTCTTGAAAAGACACCAAATAATTGTACAAGGGCTACTGAGTGCCGGACTTTACATATGTGGGAAGAATTTTATAAATTAACCAATGATTATTTTGATGGAATTACAATAGCAGATTTAGTTAAGAAAAATGATAGTGCTGATTATTATATGATATAAGATTAAAAAAGATATCTTTACCTGGGGCGGGTAACCATATCTTTTTTTTGTGTACGATAAAAATATTATCTAGGTAAAGCGTTAAAGCATAAAATTCTATAAACATATAGGCATTATATGTTTATAGGGGTAATATACTACTAAAAAAGTTAATATGTAAAACAATTCAATCTGTCAACAGAATTATGATTGGATGTAAAACAGATTATTAGAAAGATATAAGGGGAGGAAGATGAATGGAGAAAGTGGATTATGAGACTCTTAAAAGAGGCGGATTTATGCGACAGAAACAGAAAGATAATTTTTCCTTAAGGTTACAGGTGGTTGGGGGGATGCTAACTGTCAAAAATCTAAAAAAGATTGCAGAAGTTGCGGAAAAATATGGTGAGGGGTATGTTCATCTAACTTCAAGGCAAGGTGTTGAGATACCTTTTATCAAACTTCCTGATATCGAGGAAGTAAAGGAAGAACTATTGCTTGGTGAGTGTAACCCTGGAGTCAGTGGTCCGAGAGTGAGAACTGTTACCGCATGTCAGGGAAATGTCATTTGTCCTAGCGGGAATATCGATTCTTATGATATCGCGAAAAAATTAAATGATCGGTACTTTGGCAGAGAGCTACCACATAAATTCAAGTTTGGCGTTACAGGATGTCAGAATAATTGTCTGAAGGCAGAAGAAAATGATGTTGGCATAAAAGGAGCTTTAGAGGTCAAGTGGCTGGAGGAGAAATGTATTCTCTGCGGTGCATGCGAAAAGGTATGTCGCAGCCATGCGATTACCATAAAAGATGGTAAAGTCAATGTGGATTATAATAAATGTAATTATTGCGGACGATGTGCAAAGTCGTGTCCGACAGA is a window of Lachnoclostridium phytofermentans ISDg DNA encoding:
- a CDS encoding 4Fe-4S binding protein; its protein translation is MEKVDYETLKRGGFMRQKQKDNFSLRLQVVGGMLTVKNLKKIAEVAEKYGEGYVHLTSRQGVEIPFIKLPDIEEVKEELLLGECNPGVSGPRVRTVTACQGNVICPSGNIDSYDIAKKLNDRYFGRELPHKFKFGVTGCQNNCLKAEENDVGIKGALEVKWLEEKCILCGACEKVCRSHAITIKDGKVNVDYNKCNYCGRCAKSCPTDAWDTESAYIISFGGTFGNSISKGFSPLPLITSEEQLFRVTDAAIQFFDDYAKKSERFKFTIDRVGQEEFIKKMEEAYYS